The sequence CCGCCGGTAAAAAAGGTACAGGAAGTGGAAGAAGTGAAAATAGCCGGCTCTGAACCGGAAAAGACTGATGATAAGGGACTAGAGGATGTGAGAAAACAGAAGCAGGAAGAAAATTCACGGCTTTCTGGTCTTAGAAGGCGGATTGCGGAATATTATGATTTGGAGGAACAGGATATTGAAATTCAAATGGAAGATGGGAAAGGATAAATGGCTGATCCTGCTGGCGGTTGGAATGATTATCCTGATCCTTACATTTCCCTCCGGTTCGGGTATGGCTGCCAGGGTAGAGAAAACAGCAGAAAGCAAAAACCAGACGGCACTGCAAAAAGGTATTGTGACAGAGCCAGCAGATGGGGAAGCGGCTGTTGCGGCAGGAGCAGACCGGACCTATGAGGAACAACTGGAGGCGAGGGTGAAGAGAATCCTAAAAACCGTGGATGGGGTCGGTCAGGTAGAAGTAATGATCGTACTGAAATCCTCAGAAGAGAAGGTACTCCGAGTCGATAAGGACAGTTCGGATTCATCTACTGAGGAAAAGGACAGCTCCGGGGGAACCAGAAAGCTCACCAGCGCAGATCGCAAGGAAAACACTATTCTGACCGGTTCAGGAGAAAATACAGCTCCCATTGTGGAGAAAGAGATACGTCCGGAAATAGAAGGAATCATCATCAGTGCCCAGGGCGGTGGCAGTCCTACGGTAAAAGCTGAAATTTCCGGTGCCATGGAAGCATTATTTAACCTGCCCCCACATAAAATTAAAGTATTAAAGAGGGTGGAATAAAAAGGAGTGTCATGTATGAGAAGTTGGAAAACAAGCAATGAGCCCAAAGTCCCTAGAACCCCAAAGAAAATGGATATGAAGAAACTTTTCCGAAGAAACCAGATTATTATCACCACCTTAGCCGTTATGATAGCTGCTGCTGGATATTTAAACTATGCAGGAAAGCAGGAGGCCGCTTCCGGGACAGACGTCTATGAAGCTGGAATGACTGATATTTCTGAAGAAGATATTTTAGCGGAAAACCAGTCCCTTACCGGCAGTGATACAAATCAGGATATTGCAAGCCTTGACCAGGATGCAGAGGATA is a genomic window of Lacrimispora sphenoides containing:
- a CDS encoding stage III sporulation protein AG; translation: MIWRNRILKFKWKMGKDKWLILLAVGMIILILTFPSGSGMAARVEKTAESKNQTALQKGIVTEPADGEAAVAAGADRTYEEQLEARVKRILKTVDGVGQVEVMIVLKSSEEKVLRVDKDSSDSSTEEKDSSGGTRKLTSADRKENTILTGSGENTAPIVEKEIRPEIEGIIISAQGGGSPTVKAEISGAMEALFNLPPHKIKVLKRVE